From the Psychrobacillus sp. FSL K6-4046 genome, one window contains:
- a CDS encoding IS1182 family transposase, which yields MMTKNQTNEREQLEILTIEQLVPQDHLVRKLDEAIDFSFIYPLVENLYSTIGRPSIDPVVLIKMTFIQYTFGIRSMRQTIKEIETNMAYRWFLGFGFHTEVPHFSTFGKNYVRRFADTDLFEQIFYRVLKEVADRGLLSPDHVFIDSTHVKASANKRKFEKKVVRKETRAYEKRLQEELNLDREKHGKKPFPPEKFEKEEYKEIKESTTDPESGYYVKDERTKQFAYSFHAATDEKGFVLANIVTPGNVHDSHMLEPLVQKVIDRVGRPVVVAADAAYKTPAIANFLLENHVLPALPYKRPMTKEDFFKKHEYVYDEHYDCYLCPEGQVLNYRTTTKEGYRQYASTPSICATCPVIDQCTQSKNKQKMIQRHIWQDYLDVAEDLRHNYEMKEIYGKRKETIERVFADAKEKHGMRWTTLKGLKKLSMQAMLTFAALNLKKLASWTWKMPKMA from the coding sequence ATGATGACGAAAAATCAAACCAATGAACGCGAACAATTAGAAATCTTGACTATTGAACAGTTGGTACCACAAGACCACCTTGTTCGTAAGTTAGATGAGGCAATTGATTTTTCCTTTATCTATCCATTGGTTGAAAATCTTTATTCGACAATAGGGAGACCTAGTATCGACCCAGTGGTACTTATCAAGATGACTTTTATCCAATATACCTTTGGTATACGGTCCATGCGCCAAACCATTAAAGAGATTGAAACCAACATGGCATACCGATGGTTTCTAGGCTTTGGTTTCCATACCGAGGTTCCCCATTTCTCAACTTTCGGGAAAAACTATGTCCGTCGTTTTGCAGACACAGATCTATTTGAGCAGATTTTCTACAGAGTATTAAAGGAGGTCGCAGATCGTGGGCTCCTAAGCCCGGATCATGTCTTTATTGATTCGACCCATGTGAAAGCTAGTGCGAATAAGAGAAAGTTTGAGAAGAAGGTTGTTCGTAAAGAGACGCGGGCTTATGAAAAGAGGCTCCAGGAGGAGCTCAACCTCGACCGGGAAAAGCATGGGAAGAAACCATTCCCACCTGAAAAGTTTGAAAAGGAAGAGTACAAGGAGATTAAGGAATCGACAACAGATCCTGAAAGTGGTTACTACGTAAAAGATGAACGGACAAAGCAGTTCGCCTATTCTTTTCATGCTGCAACAGACGAGAAGGGTTTTGTGCTTGCAAACATTGTCACACCTGGAAATGTTCACGACAGCCATATGCTTGAACCACTGGTTCAGAAGGTCATCGACCGGGTGGGACGCCCAGTCGTTGTTGCCGCTGATGCAGCCTACAAGACACCAGCTATTGCGAATTTCCTTTTAGAGAATCATGTCCTTCCTGCACTTCCGTACAAACGACCAATGACAAAAGAAGACTTCTTTAAAAAACACGAGTATGTTTATGACGAACATTATGACTGCTATCTCTGTCCCGAAGGACAGGTTCTTAACTACCGAACAACAACGAAGGAAGGTTATCGCCAGTATGCCTCAACTCCTTCTATTTGTGCCACGTGTCCAGTGATTGACCAATGCACGCAGAGTAAGAATAAACAAAAGATGATTCAACGTCATATCTGGCAAGATTATTTGGATGTAGCTGAGGACTTACGTCATAACTATGAAATGAAAGAAATTTATGGGAAGCGTAAAGAGACGATCGAGCGTGTCTTTGCCGATGCCAAAGAAAAGCATGGTATGCGATGGACAACCTTAAAGGGTCTTAAAAAATTGTCCATGCAGGCGATGCTAACTTTTGCTGCCTTAAATCTTAAGAAGTTGGCCAGCTGGACCTGGAAAATGCCAAAAATGGCGTAA
- a CDS encoding aspartate aminotransferase family protein, whose protein sequence is MQTSSETTYTVETSKRIFEEACTYIPGGVTAHIKYMTPHPIVMNEAKGSKLKDVDGNTYIDYLLCSGSLLTGHGHPAITEAVTNQLNDMGTTIFGTPHLLEQQMAKRVIELYNGIEMARFTNSGLEATLLAIRIAKGFTGREKLAKFEGHYHGGYDQSLISVNPTMEEAGDSKRPTPVPESRGISNYYLENTVVLPFNDLESTVQLLTENKDEISAVIMEPIQGGYIPATQEFMDGLREITEKYGILLIFDEVKTGFRVGMSGAQGYYNITPDITTLGKVLGGGFPVGLVGGRKEIMEITNPISSRDILSASVVTDKEKNGDKEGVLFHSGTYYGHPTILSAGKATLDLLEKDGTLDKTIERTMWLRHELEALYARYNITMKTIGLGTIFNIVFTDKEILNYRDMQESDFVMREKIDRRLLELGIYIKPLTRYSMSTEHTQEDLEKTVSLHEKVLKELTNL, encoded by the coding sequence ATGCAAACGTCATCTGAAACCACATATACAGTGGAAACATCAAAAAGGATTTTCGAAGAAGCCTGTACTTATATTCCAGGAGGCGTAACAGCCCATATTAAATACATGACGCCACATCCAATTGTCATGAATGAAGCAAAAGGGTCTAAATTAAAGGACGTTGATGGTAATACTTACATTGATTATTTATTATGCTCAGGTTCTTTATTAACTGGACATGGACACCCAGCTATTACGGAGGCAGTCACGAACCAGCTAAATGATATGGGTACAACTATTTTTGGTACTCCTCACCTTTTGGAACAACAGATGGCGAAAAGGGTAATTGAACTGTATAACGGTATTGAAATGGCACGCTTTACAAACTCTGGTTTGGAAGCAACATTACTTGCTATTCGTATCGCGAAAGGATTTACTGGACGTGAAAAATTAGCAAAATTTGAAGGTCATTATCATGGTGGTTACGACCAATCGCTAATTAGCGTAAACCCAACAATGGAAGAAGCAGGCGATTCGAAGCGCCCAACTCCCGTTCCAGAATCACGGGGAATCTCTAATTACTACCTTGAAAATACAGTTGTTCTTCCTTTTAACGATCTAGAATCCACAGTCCAACTGTTAACTGAAAACAAAGATGAAATTTCTGCGGTTATTATGGAACCTATTCAAGGAGGATATATTCCAGCTACGCAGGAGTTTATGGATGGCTTACGTGAAATCACTGAAAAGTATGGCATCTTGTTAATTTTCGATGAAGTAAAAACAGGTTTCCGCGTAGGTATGAGCGGAGCACAAGGTTACTATAATATCACACCTGATATTACAACCTTAGGTAAGGTTTTAGGTGGTGGGTTTCCAGTTGGACTAGTAGGTGGTCGTAAAGAGATAATGGAGATTACAAACCCAATTAGTAGCCGAGATATTTTAAGTGCTAGTGTTGTAACAGATAAAGAAAAGAACGGAGATAAAGAAGGTGTTTTATTCCACTCAGGTACTTACTATGGACATCCAACAATCCTAAGTGCAGGAAAAGCTACTCTAGATCTACTTGAAAAAGACGGTACGCTAGATAAAACAATCGAACGTACAATGTGGTTACGTCACGAGTTAGAAGCTCTTTATGCACGCTACAATATTACGATGAAAACAATTGGTCTTGGTACAATCTTCAATATAGTCTTCACAGATAAAGAAATTCTAAACTACCGGGATATGCAGGAATCAGATTTTGTCATGCGCGAAAAAATTGATCGTCGTTTACTTGAGTTAGGTATCTACATCAAACCACTAACTCGTTACTCTATGTCTACAGAACATACACAGGAAGACTTAGAAAAAACAGTTTCTCTTCATGAAAAAGTTTTAAAAGAACTTACAAATTTATAA
- a CDS encoding EndoU domain-containing protein, which produces MKVLDVDLFQEGPAKKSGNATVEGKAIDEVKGVTESTSNTVEGIHKGTDEFSYRTSQANNVNISESSIKHSNIGDFTTVPKTGDISKMKGGGHGQSNIEFLEINNLDYNITKVYENGVRVGNVPGHKVKAKRTGSNQSWFPENWTESDIKAAGAKSA; this is translated from the coding sequence ATGAAAGTATTAGATGTAGATTTATTTCAAGAAGGACCAGCAAAGAAATCTGGAAATGCAACGGTCGAAGGTAAAGCAATAGATGAAGTAAAAGGTGTGACTGAAAGTACAAGTAATACTGTGGAAGGGATCCATAAGGGTACGGATGAATTCAGTTATCGAACTAGTCAGGCTAACAATGTTAATATATCCGAAAGCAGCATTAAACATTCAAATATAGGTGACTTCACAACCGTACCTAAAACAGGAGATATTTCAAAAATGAAGGGAGGAGGACATGGACAAAGTAATATTGAATTCTTAGAAATAAATAATTTAGATTATAATATAACTAAAGTATATGAGAACGGTGTTAGAGTAGGTAATGTACCTGGACACAAGGTGAAAGCAAAAAGAACAGGTTCTAATCAATCATGGTTTCCTGAAAACTGGACAGAGTCTGATATTAAAGCAGCAGGAGCTAAGAGTGCTTAA
- a CDS encoding T7SS effector LXG polymorphic toxin — MKILDVDLFQEGLKRNIIMLDRLSSEMEAINDAVKGLVQMEDQLKGVGGNAIRSFYQECHLPFLHFYQVFSEQFKQVLNQMEAALHSLEPDSSGYILETFLDGELEQGLTLIGELTASLTDEANSIMDQVSDIVGLPHLDDSGVQEGVISSKRKRDDTLMQLYEFDAVQTNALNPIEHGLQTMDTWLTDMEGLFQAGVKDINFLPSQWDVLTFRSDIKTELFPKVYLNPNDLWVKEQEQLIGTMISAATFQAMHGKKVKTIEENVAENIKYHAYDNGLLIKEYVIDQTVFYEVVSKVEYKEEAIIVDKPKENKLLDSFQFGLDLAGLIPVVGEVADGVNGVIYAARGDALNAGLSFSAMIPFAGWVSTGGKFVNKGSDLYSSRNVLSTEKVESIYTPIYQDVVNSPLGKTQNQLDILYKTHSQLNTPYTLMFNLPSAKTDIPTSIKSGDVEVKTEIKNVEVGAKGTVKDRQIDYTRGFDVEPKYSSYEQRVKTTPVNKGEWSSERAESLFISDKTGEIKKYLDKAGVDGVEYKNGMPDFSSFSKGEIKLENMTNDRKSNFSIADEELAKKWSTPDQKWTTEDIADWREDNKYTWHELNDLETIQLVPSKINSVFKHLGGVGEYNIKVKLGE, encoded by the coding sequence ATGAAAATATTGGATGTAGATTTATTTCAAGAGGGGTTGAAGCGCAACATTATTATGTTAGACAGGCTGAGCAGTGAAATGGAAGCTATCAACGATGCAGTGAAGGGTCTAGTTCAGATGGAGGACCAATTAAAGGGAGTGGGGGGTAATGCCATCCGTTCTTTTTACCAGGAATGCCATTTGCCGTTTCTTCACTTTTACCAGGTGTTTTCTGAGCAGTTTAAACAAGTGCTTAACCAGATGGAGGCAGCACTTCATTCACTGGAACCTGATTCCTCCGGCTACATACTCGAAACTTTCCTTGACGGAGAGCTAGAACAGGGACTTACGCTTATTGGCGAACTCACTGCTAGTTTGACGGATGAGGCAAACAGCATCATGGACCAGGTAAGCGATATTGTCGGCCTGCCTCATTTAGACGATAGTGGAGTGCAGGAAGGAGTCATTAGTTCTAAGAGAAAACGTGATGATACCTTAATGCAACTTTATGAATTCGATGCTGTCCAGACAAACGCACTGAATCCCATTGAACATGGTTTGCAGACGATGGACACGTGGTTGACGGATATGGAAGGCTTGTTCCAAGCAGGGGTGAAGGATATAAACTTTTTGCCGAGTCAGTGGGATGTCTTGACGTTTAGAAGTGATATTAAAACAGAATTGTTTCCAAAAGTATACTTAAATCCAAATGACTTATGGGTAAAAGAACAGGAACAGCTTATTGGTACGATGATTAGTGCAGCGACTTTTCAAGCGATGCATGGAAAGAAAGTTAAGACTATTGAAGAAAACGTAGCGGAAAATATAAAATATCATGCGTATGATAATGGTTTACTCATTAAAGAGTATGTTATAGATCAAACTGTTTTCTACGAAGTTGTTTCTAAAGTTGAATATAAAGAAGAGGCTATTATAGTCGACAAACCGAAAGAAAACAAATTACTAGATTCTTTTCAGTTTGGATTAGATTTAGCAGGACTAATACCTGTTGTTGGTGAAGTAGCAGATGGAGTAAATGGTGTTATCTATGCGGCCAGAGGGGATGCATTAAATGCGGGACTTTCTTTTTCCGCGATGATTCCCTTTGCTGGCTGGGTAAGTACGGGTGGAAAATTCGTAAATAAAGGAAGCGATTTATATTCATCAAGAAATGTTTTGAGTACAGAGAAAGTGGAGTCCATCTATACGCCAATTTACCAAGATGTCGTCAACAGTCCACTTGGCAAAACTCAAAATCAACTAGATATCTTATATAAAACTCATTCCCAATTGAATACGCCATATACCCTTATGTTTAATTTACCATCTGCCAAAACGGATATCCCTACGAGTATCAAAAGTGGAGATGTTGAAGTTAAGACTGAAATAAAGAATGTGGAAGTTGGGGCTAAGGGTACGGTTAAAGATAGGCAGATAGACTATACTAGAGGTTTTGACGTGGAGCCTAAATATAGCTCTTATGAGCAAAGGGTAAAAACTACACCCGTTAATAAAGGTGAATGGAGTAGCGAACGAGCAGAATCGTTATTTATCTCTGATAAGACCGGAGAAATTAAAAAATATCTTGATAAAGCTGGTGTTGATGGAGTTGAGTACAAAAACGGAATGCCAGACTTTTCTTCATTTTCCAAAGGTGAAATTAAATTAGAAAACATGACTAATGATAGAAAATCAAATTTTTCGATTGCTGATGAAGAATTGGCTAAAAAGTGGAGTACACCAGATCAAAAATGGACAACAGAAGATATAGCTGATTGGCGAGAAGATAATAAATATACTTGGCACGAACTTAATGACTTGGAAACAATACAATTGGTACCAAGTAAAATCAATAGTGTTTTTAAACATTTGGGTGGAGTTGGCGAATATAATATAAAAGTTAAGTTAGGAGAGTAA